tatttatttagAATCAATTTAATAGTAGTTTATTACAcgagtgaaatatatttattaattaaaatatattaatttaaaaaaatatgatcaGGTATCTTATAatggaatttattttattttattgaatttagaatttgaaataatttattttattttacgtgTATGTGGACAAATAATagaatatcatttttataaattattattttatttaattaaactttgaaATGTTTATTCTATTTTACATGGATATGAACAAATAAGAGAGTTAGTTGTATACATAGACATGGtggtaaaaatcattttaggttGAGATCCTTTAGAAACACCGCAATCAgcttttattgtattaattattatttattatgtggAACAAAAATATGTgtgatattattaatttattgataaaatccTGTTAATTGAGTCTTAATATGattaatatgaatatttttattaatgtaggaggacgtaagcacattatcttcctatttatgagttgaggaAGATTATAGGTAGTCTAAATATTGTGTCAACAActcttttgaattttataaataatgtattaaacaatattttatttatatataaattttaaaaagattgcCATAAACAaagtgtaaaaatattaatgggaatgcaataataattctaataaAACTTATGGAGAAACcgatttttgaaattaatctgctaaaaaaattaaaatcaataaataattgaaaatattttattcaaaaattcacATACTACAACTATGAATTTGATAAATGGCAATGGTTAGATTGTGATGACTTTCCAATATTCACTTCCAACTTTCTTCGCCTCTGACGATCACATCAATGTTACCATCTGGCTTTTCCGTCCCGATTAACTACGTATTCTTCTATTTCCAACTTCCATTAAGTGctaaaaaagagaagaaaagaagaagctaAATGCTAAGAAACCTATAAATGATTTTTAGCAATCACCTATTTATGTAGtagttaaatgttttaaatgaggGTTTTAAAGTCTctgattatttaattaaaattataatataataatgatccAAATTACTAcatttaattttcctatttcaatttttatttattaaataaataatttataatcaaattgataatatataaatttttgaaatgtaaattttactttaattatccaaattatataattgatttttaaaattttacttatatccgaatataaaattatcacaaGTCCAGTGGACTTGGGTaccttattatattatatatatacatatatatgattattatgttcccatttaaaaagtttttatataacaaaatttaattatttttatatttaaagtaatctaatatatcatatttatattaattatatattatctacaAAGTATTATGACTAATTTATAGACTCTTAAAAgaggaaaaattaaatagtgaAAAGTTCAATTTACAACTAGATTATGACACATTTGTGATGTGGgtgaaaaataatatgtaacaaatatatttataaataattgatataaataataaattgaaactTGGTTGAATAGTGAAGTACAGatgttaaaaattatagaagcttgagttcaaattttattatatgtgcatattttactatttttctttgtaaaatatataaaatgaagaacaccatcaaaataatacaatttactttataaaaataagaatatttttgcCATTACTCAACTGAGTTGATGGCCCATTGACTCATCACACTGACTCAATTAACTGTTTAATATATGATATAgatatattattcttttatagtttgtataaataatttaataattattagaaattttagtaCCACATTcgaattatcaaaataattggTACATGTTAACtatgttattaatatttattttgaataatgttgTTGTGCATTAACtacataaagtaaaattatcttttacaTTGAATACAGTAaaagttataattataatattgaaattgttaaatagattagtatattttaattatattcaataattcaaataaaaatattattttatactaattataataattataatatattatttaaaaattaattataaaattcaacgAGTAAAATCGCGTTgatttatactaataaatatcaCATTAATCCATATCTTAtgtcaaaaaagaaaaggtaaagtaaataaataattgcaAGCTTCAGAGGCAAAGCTATTACTAATttgctataataataaaaaggctGGTAAAAAGGACTCTAGTAGATTAGGACTAgatttggcaaaaaaaaaaaaaaaaaggagtagAGGGCGGCGGCTAAAGTGAATCATACTTGGAAGACCATCTTAAACCCttaccattaaaaataatttgtttaatcTATTATCGGCATAAAAGTAtaagtttataaatttagagaaatttttaaatcgatgatttttttattttattaatttgatatcaaaataaaatgttattttcaatattaaataattttattagatataaaaattatatccatgttaaactataatttcatttcactgTGAACTAATATTCAACttaggtatttttattttaaaagaaagataaaatatgaagttttattcttacaatatattaatgattataaaaataaaatattgaacatGGGTTTTATTtcgtatatatttttaatatttctggtCTGAAAAATCATCACACGTGAAATTACCAAAGAAATTTTCTTTGTGATGGTCTTTTGACTTCATCATCTGACGGCTTTGACATATGAGTTTCTCTACCGTAGTTTGaagtatattttggttttatacattttaaaatgagCACAAtgttttattacattaaaatgatcattttgtaccCTGAGCTAGACATctgaatttagtttaaaatataatatggtACTTTTAAGTGAggtgtaatatttatttatttatttaaactcaAGATCGAAGTACCTAATCAAACTACCATTTCCAAGTACAGATAACATTTAACTCTAACTTGTGTCTTTAAAGTGCccgtattttaaaaaatttaagaatttattctttatacttctatttagttttattttgtcaaatccttttattaaatttaaattaattatataattatcaaataaatatttttattttaaaaatatgaaaacaataaacaaataaaagtacATAAACTTACTTTTTAACATACAAAAACattatagtttattttataagaaagtAAGTAGGGTTTAGggtctaaaaaaatatttgattttgattggacAATAACTTTTGGATCTAAACAGTCTGATGAGTCCATCCTTCTAGATTCATATTTTACTCAAGAAACGTTTCCCACCCACTCAACACCTCCCCCCAAAGGCCAGCGCCCGTTCTATAAAgcaattataatttattcttaaaagacGTGTAAAAGGACAAGCCCACTGGATTTGACCCTTGTTGTTTCGGTTTCCTTGTGCGGAGCTACCTTTCCACCTTCGACGCCATGCCGCCATTCTATAAAAAGCACGTGCTTCCATTCTTTTTACTATATAACACATCCAATCACTTTTCTCACTCCATCCATCCAATCCTGCCCTTTCGTTTCATACACTCGCTACGGCCTCGAATGGCCATGCCACTTCATTTTAACCCCTCCGCCAAGAAACCGTACGATCCATGCTTTACCAATACCAACCCTAATGTCAAACTCGTGAGTCGTTGAAAACCCAATCGGGTCCATCTTTACCAACGTTGTTATTTCTAAACAGTGCGCTGCCTGCTGGAACCAGGTTTCCTTccttcaataaaaaataaaaagaaaaaggaagttaTTCTTTGGTTTCAaggtttttagtttttacttacCAGGGCAAAAGcatatatataactatataAACCCTTCGTTCTCTTAACGCTAAAGCTCAGAGGATTCTCAACAAGGGAACCTAATtgattcccttttttttttttggtttaaactgtgaagaaaaaaaatgcagTCGAGTCATCTGCTTCTGGAAGAGCCAATCAGGATGGTTTCAATCCTGGAGCCATCAAAGGCTGTAAGTTTCGCTTTCGACTTTTTTCAAGTCAATCTGTTTAGGAGTTTTTTTCAGGGAGCCTATGAACTGATCCATGTATGTTTGGATTCTGAATGGTTTCTTTGTCTTCTTTCCAGAGTTTTTTCCCGGCAATGACGAAGATAGTGGGAACTTTAGGTCCAAGGTCTCGATCCGTTGAGGTTCTTTCTGGTTGCCTTAAGGCTGGAATGTCTGGTACTCTATCTGCTGCCAcagacttaaaattttttaagttattaattattactGTGTTGTTGGaagtaattctttttttttttttgtagtggCTAGGTTCGATTTCTCGTGGCATGACCCGGAGTATCATCAGGAAACATTAGAGAATTTAAAGGCAGCCGTTAAACTCACTAAAAAGCTTTGTGCGGTATGTTATTTGTATTTTGATCGAATTTTGTTAGTTATGTATCTTTTTGTTTGCTTcctgtttgtttgtttgtttcctAGAAAAAATGTCTGTTTCGATGTAATCTTTGTGTTCAGCAGAAAGCAaaatacttttctttttttttttgagtgtgGCTAAAAGTGGGTAGTTGGTTATCGTTGTACAGATGGGGACTATGAAATTTCAGAAAATAAAGCGATTTGTATTTGGGTTATTGCCTTTCAGGTTATGTTGGATACTGTGGGCCCTGAGTTGCAGGTTGTTAATAAAAGTGAGAAAGCGATTTCACTTGAGGCAGATGCTACCGTTATTTTGACACCAGATGAAGGACAGGAGGCATCTTCCAACTTATTGCCTATCAATTTTGATGGCTTGTCAAAGGTTTAATGCTAGCCCTCTCTACCTCTCTTTGCAGTTTGTGTATCCCATTTGGTTGGCTGTGAGAAGTATCTATGAGCCTTCTTTTGTTGCTATTTGATTCTCATGTTAAACTTCAAGGACAGCTTTTCATTAATTAGGGGTTGGGAGGCATGTCAATTCaatgtcaaatttgtggttGTCACCCTTTTTACGAGCAATCTTTCTGACAAACCACTCAATCTGGTTTTTTGCAGGCAGTGAAGAAGGGAGACACTATTTTTATTGGTCAGTACCTATTTACTGGGAGTGAAACCACATCTGTATGGCTGGAGGTAAGGAATGAGGAACTAGAAATACGagtatatttttttctattcgTGTTTCATTTGCTGTTACTGTACTACCTATTAGTTGGTTGGTTTATTAGGGAATTTGATCTTCACAATTACAATTTCCTATACATCTTCAATTGCCTAAACTGGGAATGAAACTGTGCAGGTTAGTGAGGTACAAGGAAATGATGTGGTTTGTGTGATAAAGAACACTGCAACATTAACTGGTGCATTGTTCACTTTGCATGCTTCTCAAATTCGTATTGAGTTGCCTACCCTCTCTGATAAAGACAAGGAGGTAAGATTGCCATTGATATTATGTCCATTTAAAGAGTAATGGTGAAAGAAACTTCTCTAATAGTAAGGTTGTAGCTTGTTGCTTTGATAATTCCCAAAGTTCCTTTCATGACCTAGTGATGCTTACTTCAGGTTATAAGCTCTTGGGGAGTTAAAAACAAAATCGACTTCCTCTCTCTATCATACACGCGACATGCAGAAGATGTTCGTCATGTAAGTATTATATTTGCATATCCTTGTGGTTCTTTATGCAGTTTATGCAGTTCTTTGATTGCTCTTATATGTTCTTTGTAGGCTCGTGAGTTCCTTTCGAAGCAGGGTGACCTCTACCAGACACAAATTTTTGCCAAGATTGAAAACATAGAGGTGCAGTATAATGTTGTGTTTACTgagaatgatgaatatataGTTACAGAAGCTATGAATATGTATGTGacattattttgaatttctagGGTTTAAACCATTTTGATGAGATCCTACAAGAAGCAGATGGTATCATCCTTTCTCGTGGAAATTTGGGCATTGATCTCCCACCTGAGAAGGTCAGTTTCTAAACTTAAACCAGCAGTGATTTTTGACTCAAAGTTTTTGTTATAAAGTATGCAAGTCATCTATATAAATACCAGAGATCAAATCTGCAAAGGGGATATGATGTGGAAGCTTTTCTGCAAAATGTTTCTCGTTGAATAATAGAGCACATTGTTCTGTCACATATAACTTTACTTTGTAAATGCTTTCTAGCAGCCTTGATTCTTGGTGCTTGttttaattgtgtaatttagttTGATACGTGGATTTGTGTGTTCATGGCAATTTGTTAGAGCTTTGCTGCTAATTACCTTCCTTTTTCCTTGCAGGTGTTCTTATTTCAGAAGGCTGCCCTCTACAAGTGTAACGTGGCTGGAAAGCCTGCAGTGGTCACTCGTGTTGTGGACAGTATGACTGACAACTTGAGGCCAACTCGTGCTGAGGCAACTGATGTTGCCAATGCTGTTCTTGATGGTATATTACTGTGCTTGTTGTGGACATTTACTGCttagaatttctttttgtttgtgtctttcaaattatttataattgcaTATTATACGTGATGATATTTTATGTATGAATGTTCTCATTTTGTTTGTTCCATTTGGGACTGAAACTGTTTCTATCGAAGACTTAAGTCTGTTcctattatttaatgtttacacCCAGCAACATACAAGACTTGCAACCTCAGTTTTTTAAGTGACCCATTTTCTTTGCTGCAGGAAGTGATGCTATTCTTCTTGGTGCGGAGACCCTGCGTGGATTGTACCCTGTTGAAACCATTTCTACTGTTGGCAAAATTTGTGCAGAGGTAAATTCTGTCTCATAAATGTGCATAGTTGAATCTTTTGACATATGCAGCTCCAAATTGGATACCTATGGCCTTGATGCCCTTTGAGTGACTATGTATAGTCCTAAAATATTCCAGACATAGTATGTTTTAGACACGAGTTGCGAGTTGCTAATGAGATTCTGTTTTTTAACTTACTGTTACCATGTTTGGGCTTGGTAACCATCTATCTGTGGTAACACACACTGCCTTTGTGGTAAAACACGTGAGCTGCTAATGAGACTCCGCTTTTTACTCACTGATATCATGTTGGGGCTTGGTAACCATCTTTCTGTTGTAAAATACACTGCATTTGTTCAGGTTTTCCTGGGGAGCTGTACCCCTGTGGATGAATAAAGTACCTGCTTCATTGGATGAGATCCACACCTGTTCTTAACTTGAACTTTTTATCTTAGTAACCAAAATCCTGTCCTTTGGATGCAATTTTTATGCAATAACccataattcatgcataaacTTTTATTGAAATCAAGTATCCATTAACTTGCTGAGCATGCCAATGAGATGGATCACTTATTGTTCTTGAAATGTTAAAAGTGAAATATGTATTACTGTTCCATTCTGTAAGCATTTTCAATCTgagttttctcattttcattataaatttcACAGGCAGAGAAGGTTTTCAACCAAGACCTATATTTCAAGAAAACAGTCAAATATGTTGGAGAACCAATGACCCATTTGGAATCCATTGCTTCCTCTGCGGTATTTATTCATCCTAATGATTCTATTGTGAATAATGTTTTTATCATTGTAAGGTAGTGGTGGTATTTATTCATCCTAATGATTCTATTGTGAATAATGTTTTTATCATTGTAATGTAGTGGCCTTTACCaactttaattatttgtaaatcaaGTATGCATCTGCAAGTGTTTTTTTGACCTCTTGAATTTCTTGTTTAGGTAAGAGCAGCAATAAAGGTAAAGGCATCAGTTATTATATGCTTCACATCATCAGGGAGAGCTGCAAGGTATTTTATTGTTTCCACTTGCTTttatcattcaaatttcaatagTTTTTTTACTGGGGCCTGCGCAACATTGTCCTTGATTTATTTATGGGGTTTCTAAATGTATtccttgtatatatataccagATTGATTGCAAAGTACAGGCCAACCATGCCAGTTCTCTCAGTTGTTATCCCTCGGCTTAAGACAAATCAATTGAAGTGGAGCTTCAGTGGGGCCTTTGAGGTATGTCATTTATCATGAATCCTGGATGTTCAAGCAACTGCTTAAAAGTTCATTTTGTTGTCTTCACATTGTTGTGCAGTGTTAGTGAAGTGCTAACTGATTCCTTGTTCTAGTTCAAATTGTTTTATAACTTGC
The window above is part of the Gossypium raimondii isolate GPD5lz chromosome 9, ASM2569854v1, whole genome shotgun sequence genome. Proteins encoded here:
- the LOC105799715 gene encoding pyruvate kinase 1, cytosolic isoform X1 — protein: MSNSKKMQSSHLLLEEPIRMVSILEPSKASFFPAMTKIVGTLGPRSRSVEVLSGCLKAGMSVARFDFSWHDPEYHQETLENLKAAVKLTKKLCAVMLDTVGPELQVVNKSEKAISLEADATVILTPDEGQEASSNLLPINFDGLSKAVKKGDTIFIGQYLFTGSETTSVWLEVSEVQGNDVVCVIKNTATLTGALFTLHASQIRIELPTLSDKDKEVISSWGVKNKIDFLSLSYTRHAEDVRHAREFLSKQGDLYQTQIFAKIENIEGLNHFDEILQEADGIILSRGNLGIDLPPEKVFLFQKAALYKCNVAGKPAVVTRVVDSMTDNLRPTRAEATDVANAVLDGSDAILLGAETLRGLYPVETISTVGKICAEAEKVFNQDLYFKKTVKYVGEPMTHLESIASSAVRAAIKVKASVIICFTSSGRAARLIAKYRPTMPVLSVVIPRLKTNQLKWSFSGAFEQARQSLIVRGLFPMLADPRHPAESTSATNESVLKVALDYGKASGVVKPHDRVVVCQKVGDASVVKIIELED
- the LOC105799715 gene encoding pyruvate kinase 1, cytosolic isoform X2; translated protein: MSNSKKMQSSHLLLEEPIRMVSILEPSKASFFPAMTKIVGTLGPRSRSVEVLSGCLKAGMSVARFDFSWHDPEYHQETLENLKAAVKLTKKLCAVMLDTVGPELQVVNKSEKAISLEADATVILTPDEGQEASSNLLPINFDGLSKAVKKGDTIFIGQYLFTGSETTSVWLEVSEVQGNDVVCVIKNTATLTGALFTLHASQIRIELPTLSDKDKEVISSWGVKNKIDFLSLSYTRHAEDVRHAREFLSKQGDLYQTQIFAKIENIEGLNHFDEILQEADGIILSRGNLGIDLPPEKVFLFQKAALYKCNVAGKPAVVTRVVDSMTDNLRPTRAEATDVANAVLDGSDAILLGAETLRGLYPVETISTVGKICAEAEKVFNQDLYFKKTVKYVGEPMTHLESIASSAVRAAIKVKASVIICFTSSGRAARLIAKYRPTMPVLSVVIPRLKTNQLKWSFSGAFEARQSLIVRGLFPMLADPRHPAESTSATNESVLKVALDYGKASGVVKPHDRVVVCQKVGDASVVKIIELED